In Deltaproteobacteria bacterium, a genomic segment contains:
- a CDS encoding site-specific DNA-methyltransferase codes for MRPTAKPRALTLSSNPGNLVFEPFAGSPSTGIACEQTGRRCAAIELSPKYTQLCIERWQAATGKRAEKIGSAP; via the coding sequence ATGAGGCCGACTGCCAAGCCTCGCGCGCTCACCTTGTCGTCGAACCCCGGCAATCTGGTGTTCGAGCCATTCGCGGGATCGCCTTCTACTGGCATTGCGTGCGAGCAGACCGGGCGGCGGTGCGCCGCAATCGAGCTATCGCCCAAGTACACACAGCTGTGCATCGAGCGGTGGCAGGCAGCGACTGGCAAACGCGCTGAGAAAATCGGGAGCGCGCCGTGA